Proteins from one Arthrobacter sp. DNA4 genomic window:
- a CDS encoding neutral zinc metallopeptidase: protein MSFNDNVQLDPSQVQDRRGMGTGVKVGGGIGGGLVLLVALLLGINPNMLGGLTDGGNAGQSQGTAPACNTGADADARLDCRITGTVNSLNAFWPGYLKQYNVQYPRPEAVIFSGGTNTACGAATSEVGPFYCPTDTTAYFDPGFFQELVDRFGSSGGPLAQEYVVAHEFGHHVQNLLGDLKRAQQDPQGPESGSVRTELQADCYAGLWAKYASTTPDPATGQPYLEPLTPQDVNDALSAAASVGDDRIQKAATGRVSPEGWTHGSSEERQRWFSRGYQSGDINQCDTFSAATL from the coding sequence ATGAGTTTCAATGACAACGTTCAGCTGGATCCCTCCCAGGTCCAGGACCGCCGGGGCATGGGCACCGGGGTGAAAGTCGGCGGCGGCATCGGCGGCGGCCTGGTCCTGCTCGTTGCGCTTTTGCTGGGCATCAACCCCAACATGCTTGGTGGCTTGACCGACGGCGGCAATGCCGGGCAGTCGCAGGGTACGGCGCCGGCCTGCAACACGGGCGCCGACGCCGACGCCCGGCTGGACTGCCGGATCACGGGCACCGTGAACAGCCTCAACGCCTTCTGGCCCGGCTACCTGAAGCAGTACAACGTGCAGTACCCCCGCCCGGAGGCGGTCATCTTCAGCGGCGGCACCAACACCGCATGCGGTGCCGCGACCTCAGAGGTGGGCCCGTTCTACTGCCCAACGGACACCACGGCGTACTTCGATCCCGGGTTCTTCCAGGAACTCGTGGACCGCTTTGGGTCCTCTGGCGGCCCCCTGGCGCAGGAGTACGTGGTGGCACACGAGTTCGGCCACCACGTCCAGAACCTGCTCGGCGACCTGAAGCGGGCGCAGCAGGATCCGCAGGGTCCGGAATCCGGTTCCGTGCGGACCGAACTGCAGGCTGACTGCTACGCAGGGCTGTGGGCCAAGTACGCGTCCACCACGCCGGACCCGGCCACAGGGCAGCCGTACCTGGAGCCCCTTACCCCGCAGGATGTGAACGACGCATTGTCCGCCGCCGCGTCGGTGGGTGACGACCGCATCCAGAAGGCCGCCACCGGGCGTGTCTCCCCCGAAGGCTGGACGCACGGCTCCAGCGAGGAACGCCAGCGCTGGTTCTCGCGGGGCTACCAGTCCGGCGACATCAACCAGTGCGACACGTTCAGCGCCGCAACCCTCTAA
- a CDS encoding class I adenylate-forming enzyme family protein yields MPFLDKLQRWAGQRPHDTAVVIAGRRLDWEQLRDAAAELVAGTKSVTALCEANSVDFAVKFAAAVAGGRQCAVLDPAWSAPLQEDIVRRVEACADPAPVSPDDQLADGPPDSSFLIGLTSGTTAVPKAFTRSRQSWQQSFDASIEFFGLRQDDVTLAPGPLAASLNLYALAECLYAGSEFQTLETFDVGDVHAAITHDRVTRLVLVPTMLRMLSERGMTGCVDASGVRTIICAGSKLDARTLEAARRWAPNATIYEYYGASELSFVSGLGLAPGQAAAAGGTGIGLPLPGVDVRILDDDGAPVPDGGYGNICVRSGMVSNGYLWGDDGEALRSFGDWYTVGDQGYLADGGLHILGRRADMILTAGRNVYPHEVELALAAVPGVAAAVAAGMADDLRGQRVVAGVVPSHGGISATQLRAGLEDILSRHKRPLQYYLLQELPTTDRGKVSRNLLLEWINARDPRVRALGA; encoded by the coding sequence GTGCCTTTCCTCGACAAGCTCCAGCGCTGGGCCGGGCAGCGGCCGCACGACACCGCCGTCGTGATCGCCGGACGCCGCCTGGACTGGGAGCAGCTGCGGGACGCCGCCGCTGAACTGGTGGCCGGGACCAAGTCCGTCACCGCGCTGTGTGAGGCCAACTCCGTGGATTTTGCGGTGAAATTCGCAGCCGCCGTTGCGGGCGGCCGGCAATGCGCCGTCCTGGATCCCGCGTGGTCCGCCCCGCTGCAGGAAGACATCGTCCGGCGGGTGGAAGCATGCGCCGATCCGGCCCCGGTGTCCCCGGATGACCAGCTGGCCGACGGGCCGCCGGACTCCAGCTTCCTGATCGGCCTCACCTCCGGAACCACGGCTGTACCCAAGGCGTTCACCCGCTCCCGGCAGTCCTGGCAGCAATCCTTCGACGCCTCGATCGAGTTCTTCGGGCTTCGGCAGGATGACGTGACCCTGGCACCCGGTCCGCTGGCAGCCAGCCTGAACCTCTACGCCCTGGCTGAGTGCCTGTACGCCGGTTCGGAGTTCCAGACGCTGGAGACGTTCGACGTCGGCGACGTCCATGCGGCCATAACCCACGACCGTGTCACCCGCCTGGTCCTGGTGCCCACCATGCTGCGGATGCTCAGCGAACGCGGAATGACCGGATGCGTCGATGCCTCCGGCGTGCGGACCATCATCTGCGCCGGTTCCAAACTTGATGCCCGCACCCTTGAGGCGGCCAGGCGCTGGGCCCCCAATGCCACCATCTACGAGTACTACGGCGCCTCCGAACTGAGCTTCGTGTCCGGCCTGGGCCTGGCACCCGGCCAGGCTGCCGCCGCAGGCGGCACCGGAATCGGCTTACCGTTACCGGGGGTCGACGTCCGGATCCTGGATGACGACGGCGCACCGGTCCCCGACGGCGGCTACGGCAACATCTGCGTCCGCAGCGGCATGGTGAGCAACGGTTACCTGTGGGGCGATGACGGCGAAGCGCTGCGGTCGTTCGGCGACTGGTACACGGTGGGGGACCAGGGCTACCTGGCGGACGGCGGGCTGCACATCCTTGGCCGGCGTGCCGACATGATCCTCACGGCGGGGAGGAACGTCTACCCGCATGAGGTGGAACTGGCGCTGGCGGCCGTTCCCGGAGTTGCGGCAGCAGTCGCCGCGGGGATGGCCGATGATTTGCGCGGCCAGCGCGTGGTGGCAGGCGTGGTGCCTTCCCACGGCGGAATCAGTGCCACCCAGCTGCGGGCCGGCCTGGAGGACATCCTGTCGCGGCACAAGCGGCCCTTGCAGTACTACCTGCTCCAGGAGCTTCCCACCACGGACCGGGGAAAGGTCAGTCGGAACCTCCTGCTGGAGTGGATCAATGCCCGCGACCCCAGGGTGCGTGCCCTTGGTGCCTGA
- a CDS encoding thiolase family protein, producing MPATPGCVPLVPDLLPPERQPVIIDARRTPVCPVNGALRSLRAHELLAPVLRKLVTAVALDPGSVTDVVIGNAVGGGGNVARLALLAAGLPVSVPGITVDRQCGSGLDAIVLASRLVGAYGNPVYLAGGVESTSTAPLRAHRKDNGAPEFYRRAQFVPDSFGDPDMGVAAETVAKEYGVARERQDDFALASHRKALAAIRDGRFTDELVPLETPAGAVSSDGGPRAGLTPAVMARFPAAFVPGGTVTAGNSCFDADAASAVVVTSLARARQLGVRDGLLVRGTGTAGVAPQVLGMGAVPAASGVMAAAGVKADELDLVEFNEAFASQTLACLEQLGIDPGRANLDGGALALGHAYGASGAVLVTRLLAQARRADTEGALGLAMISMAGGMGTAALLEYRRL from the coding sequence ATGCCCGCGACCCCAGGGTGCGTGCCCTTGGTGCCTGACCTCCTGCCGCCCGAACGCCAGCCGGTCATCATCGACGCGCGGCGGACCCCTGTCTGCCCCGTCAACGGCGCCCTGCGGAGCCTGCGCGCCCACGAACTCCTGGCTCCGGTCCTCCGGAAGCTGGTGACCGCAGTGGCGCTCGACCCCGGGTCCGTCACTGACGTCGTTATCGGCAACGCCGTGGGCGGCGGCGGGAACGTAGCCAGGCTGGCCCTGCTGGCGGCCGGACTTCCGGTCTCGGTGCCGGGTATCACCGTGGACCGGCAGTGCGGGTCAGGACTGGATGCGATCGTGCTCGCGTCGCGGCTGGTGGGGGCTTACGGCAACCCGGTGTACCTGGCAGGGGGAGTGGAGAGCACCAGTACTGCGCCCCTGCGGGCGCACAGGAAGGACAACGGCGCCCCGGAGTTTTACCGCCGCGCCCAGTTCGTGCCGGACAGCTTCGGGGACCCGGACATGGGCGTGGCCGCGGAAACGGTGGCCAAAGAGTACGGTGTTGCCCGCGAACGCCAGGATGATTTCGCGCTGGCCAGCCACCGGAAAGCCCTCGCTGCCATCCGGGACGGACGCTTCACCGACGAACTCGTGCCGCTGGAGACCCCGGCCGGGGCCGTCTCTTCGGACGGCGGCCCGCGGGCCGGCCTGACCCCGGCTGTCATGGCACGGTTCCCGGCCGCCTTTGTGCCGGGAGGAACTGTCACCGCCGGGAACTCCTGCTTTGACGCGGACGCCGCCTCCGCCGTCGTCGTAACGTCCCTTGCCCGGGCCCGCCAACTGGGGGTGCGTGATGGCCTGCTGGTGCGCGGCACGGGTACCGCCGGGGTGGCTCCGCAGGTGCTGGGGATGGGCGCTGTTCCGGCTGCCAGTGGTGTGATGGCTGCTGCAGGCGTGAAAGCTGACGAGCTGGACCTGGTGGAATTCAACGAGGCGTTCGCTTCGCAGACACTCGCGTGCCTCGAACAGCTGGGCATCGACCCCGGCCGTGCAAACCTCGACGGCGGGGCGCTGGCGCTGGGGCACGCCTACGGTGCGTCGGGTGCCGTGCTGGTCACCCGGCTGCTGGCCCAGGCGCGGCGGGCGGACACCGAGGGTGCCCTGGGGCTGGCGATGATCAGCATGGCCGGTGGCATGGGCACGGCGGCGCTCCTGGAGTACCGGCGGCTGTAA
- a CDS encoding energy-coupling factor transporter transmembrane protein EcfT has product MRGHGFLLANYVPGTSLVHRAPLALKFLLVIGCGLLSFLIVDWRISGVILAVLCGLFLATGAGAKRLWHAVRPLAPVLLVIGLFQWWQLGGPTAGRIVLNILVCVVAASLLTATTPIQRLLDGVVHLARPFKRFGADPERFALTIGIMLRSIPFIAGTFADVRDSAKARGLERNPRALVLPVFITSVAYARQTGEALAARGLGEAED; this is encoded by the coding sequence ATGAGGGGCCACGGCTTCCTCCTGGCCAACTACGTGCCCGGCACCTCACTGGTACACCGGGCCCCGCTGGCACTGAAGTTCCTCCTGGTCATCGGCTGTGGCCTGCTTTCCTTCCTCATCGTGGACTGGCGCATTTCCGGGGTGATCCTGGCCGTCCTCTGCGGCCTGTTCCTCGCCACAGGCGCGGGGGCGAAGCGGCTGTGGCACGCCGTCCGCCCGCTGGCCCCCGTGCTCCTGGTCATTGGACTTTTCCAGTGGTGGCAGCTTGGCGGCCCCACAGCGGGCCGGATCGTGCTGAACATCCTGGTCTGCGTCGTGGCAGCATCCCTGCTCACCGCCACCACGCCGATCCAGCGGCTCCTGGACGGTGTGGTCCACCTGGCGCGCCCTTTCAAAAGGTTCGGCGCCGATCCCGAACGCTTCGCGCTGACCATCGGCATCATGCTCCGCAGCATCCCCTTCATCGCCGGAACCTTCGCCGACGTGCGCGACTCCGCCAAGGCCCGGGGACTTGAGCGCAACCCCCGCGCGCTGGTCCTGCCGGTCTTCATCACGTCCGTGGCCTACGCCCGCCAAACAGGTGAGGCACTGGCCGCCCGCGGCCTGGGCGAAGCGGAAGACTGA
- a CDS encoding energy-coupling factor ABC transporter ATP-binding protein, whose protein sequence is MPAVTFDQVGVAVESENSPQPKVLLDAVSLRLDEARVGVIGANGSGKSTLLRLINGLIQPTSGTVTVDGDDTVGAVRKVRRNVGFVFTDPLSQLVMPTGREDVELSLRRSTKNGSERRQLADKALERLGLLHLADQSIYELSGGERQLMALAAVLAVNPRVLVLDEPSTLLDLRNRELLRRTLADLDQQIIMSTHDLDLALDMDRVLVIDQGRVAFDGAPADAVAAYRSWCLQGLDATRRDSP, encoded by the coding sequence ATGCCGGCAGTAACGTTCGACCAGGTGGGTGTCGCCGTCGAAAGCGAAAACTCCCCGCAGCCCAAGGTCCTCCTGGACGCGGTCAGCCTCAGGCTGGACGAAGCACGGGTGGGCGTCATCGGTGCCAACGGATCCGGCAAATCCACGCTGCTGCGCCTCATCAACGGACTCATCCAGCCCACCAGCGGCACCGTCACGGTCGACGGCGACGACACGGTGGGTGCCGTCCGGAAGGTCAGGCGCAACGTGGGGTTCGTCTTCACAGATCCCCTGTCCCAGCTGGTGATGCCCACCGGCCGGGAAGACGTGGAACTGTCTCTCCGCCGTTCAACAAAAAACGGTTCGGAGCGGCGGCAGTTGGCAGACAAAGCCCTCGAACGCCTGGGCCTGCTGCACCTGGCGGACCAAAGCATCTACGAGCTGTCCGGCGGTGAACGGCAGCTGATGGCGCTCGCCGCTGTGCTTGCCGTGAACCCCCGGGTGCTGGTGCTGGACGAGCCCTCCACGCTCCTGGACCTGCGCAACCGCGAGCTGCTCCGCAGGACCCTGGCGGATCTGGACCAGCAGATCATCATGTCCACCCACGACCTTGACCTGGCACTGGACATGGACCGTGTCCTGGTCATCGACCAGGGCCGCGTGGCCTTCGACGGCGCCCCGGCGGACGCCGTGGCGGCCTACCGCTCATGGTGCCTGCAGGGGCTCGACGCCACAAGGCGGGATTCCCCATGA
- a CDS encoding biotin transporter BioY: MSNTETTPETGKRTERRRWNGTDLGLIAVFAALVAGAALVPGLALNGFGVPITFQTLAVMLTGLVLGPARGFAAVGLYTLLGLTGLPIFSQGRSGLAILAGPSAGYIIAFPIAAAVVGWLATVVIRRTTKARALWFFLAATVTSVVFVHTLGVLGIALNSKATLEQAFLSDLVFYPGDIIKNLLAAAVAVALHRAFPDVLVRRVRRRTQPTQSA; the protein is encoded by the coding sequence ATGAGCAACACCGAGACCACCCCAGAAACCGGCAAACGGACGGAGCGCCGCCGCTGGAACGGCACCGACCTGGGACTGATCGCCGTCTTCGCCGCCCTCGTTGCCGGCGCAGCCCTGGTGCCGGGGCTGGCCCTGAACGGCTTCGGCGTCCCCATCACCTTCCAGACCCTGGCCGTGATGCTCACCGGCCTGGTGCTGGGCCCCGCCCGCGGATTCGCCGCCGTCGGACTTTACACCCTCCTGGGCCTGACCGGCCTGCCCATCTTCAGCCAGGGCCGCAGCGGCCTGGCCATCCTTGCCGGGCCCTCGGCCGGCTACATCATCGCCTTCCCCATCGCCGCCGCAGTAGTGGGTTGGCTGGCCACTGTGGTCATCCGGCGGACCACGAAGGCGCGCGCCCTGTGGTTCTTCCTGGCCGCCACGGTCACGAGCGTTGTCTTTGTGCACACGCTGGGCGTCCTGGGAATTGCCCTCAACTCCAAGGCCACCCTGGAGCAGGCCTTCCTCAGCGACCTGGTCTTCTACCCGGGAGACATCATCAAGAACCTCCTCGCCGCCGCCGTCGCTGTCGCCCTCCACCGGGCCTTCCCCGACGTCCTGGTCCGCCGCGTGCGCCGCCGCACCCAGCCCACACAAAGCGCCTAG
- a CDS encoding YncE family protein, whose amino-acid sequence MAKDGTAYVTNQNDGTVSVIPQGAGRVSRTIDVSPNPGQTGNPHGIAVGPDGAVYVTNITTNDVAVIKPGDSAVAYRVAVPGGPKEVAVGIDSTVYVLYEANGLSVIKPGGTNVSLGLPTGKNPGHLAIAPNGSVIVTNTADASVTVFPAQDLRVSGPPVTTAQAEQPEVKEAGPTAQATSGNDGTDIGFDVPLFFGVLAAAMLLGAAALVLAAGRRHRSQTAGEEAPAEDLEDMHAVPDQRQR is encoded by the coding sequence GTGGCCAAGGACGGCACCGCCTATGTGACCAACCAGAACGACGGAACGGTCTCGGTCATCCCTCAAGGTGCCGGCAGGGTTTCACGCACCATTGATGTCAGCCCGAACCCCGGTCAAACCGGTAACCCGCACGGGATCGCGGTCGGCCCGGACGGCGCCGTCTATGTCACCAACATCACCACTAACGACGTCGCCGTTATCAAGCCCGGAGACTCGGCCGTCGCTTACCGCGTGGCGGTGCCAGGCGGCCCCAAGGAAGTCGCCGTGGGCATCGACAGTACGGTCTATGTCCTTTACGAGGCCAACGGCCTCTCCGTCATCAAACCCGGCGGAACCAACGTTTCACTCGGCCTGCCCACAGGTAAAAATCCCGGACACCTCGCCATCGCTCCCAACGGGTCTGTCATCGTAACCAACACCGCCGATGCATCTGTAACTGTCTTCCCGGCCCAGGACCTACGCGTATCCGGGCCGCCTGTGACCACAGCACAAGCGGAACAGCCTGAGGTCAAAGAAGCAGGACCCACGGCCCAGGCCACGTCCGGGAATGACGGGACCGATATCGGGTTCGACGTTCCCTTATTCTTCGGCGTATTGGCCGCAGCCATGCTGTTGGGTGCCGCCGCACTGGTCCTTGCAGCCGGACGGCGCCACCGTTCACAAACTGCCGGGGAAGAAGCACCGGCAGAGGATCTCGAGGACATGCATGCGGTCCCGGATCAGAGGCAGCGTTGA
- a CDS encoding AAA family ATPase encodes MDSIFVNGTVGAGKSTLADALSAAERGRHAVIDLDAIRRLVPAPETDRFNHELALLNLQNLTNNYRAAGATRFILAGVIESEAEIPRYVAALGSVRMFVCRLVARPEVLESRLRFRHRDDPEGLAWHLDRVNGLSKILEAAETDDLVLDSSDIPAVELAVAVRRAAYWD; translated from the coding sequence ATGGATTCAATTTTCGTCAATGGAACCGTCGGTGCAGGAAAGTCCACCCTTGCTGATGCGCTAAGCGCGGCTGAACGGGGACGTCACGCTGTCATCGATCTGGACGCAATTCGGAGGCTGGTCCCCGCGCCCGAAACGGACCGGTTCAACCATGAACTCGCACTGCTCAATCTCCAGAACCTCACGAACAACTATCGGGCTGCGGGAGCAACTCGGTTCATTCTCGCAGGGGTCATCGAGTCAGAAGCTGAAATACCCCGCTACGTCGCAGCCCTGGGTTCCGTTCGAATGTTCGTCTGCCGTCTCGTGGCTCGTCCAGAGGTGCTGGAGTCGCGCTTGCGCTTCCGCCATCGGGACGATCCGGAAGGCCTCGCCTGGCACCTGGACCGCGTCAACGGATTGTCAAAAATCCTTGAAGCTGCAGAGACCGATGATCTGGTACTGGACTCCTCCGACATTCCTGCCGTAGAGCTGGCGGTGGCTGTTCGGCGGGCTGCTTACTGGGACTGA
- a CDS encoding dihydrofolate reductase family protein, whose product MRKLTFAMNVSVDGYIAAPGDDLGWSVPSDELFQWWSDRVAATGLALYGRKLWETMSSHWPTADQQPGATPAQIEFAHRWRDMPKVVFSSTISTVDWNARLVTGDPVAEIIRLKAGEGGPMDIVGATLAAAAMRAGLIDEYVTVTHPVLLGGGTPFFTALEGRMNLGLVETRTFPGGVILTRYQARR is encoded by the coding sequence ATGCGGAAACTGACCTTCGCCATGAATGTGAGCGTGGACGGCTACATCGCAGCGCCCGGCGACGACCTCGGCTGGAGCGTACCGAGCGATGAGCTGTTCCAATGGTGGTCCGACCGGGTCGCAGCGACGGGCCTGGCGCTGTACGGCCGCAAACTCTGGGAGACCATGAGCTCGCACTGGCCGACCGCCGACCAGCAGCCTGGCGCCACACCGGCGCAGATCGAGTTCGCCCACCGCTGGCGGGACATGCCGAAGGTGGTGTTCTCCTCGACGATCAGCACCGTCGACTGGAATGCACGCCTGGTCACCGGCGATCCGGTCGCCGAAATCATCCGCCTCAAGGCCGGCGAGGGCGGTCCCATGGACATCGTCGGCGCCACACTCGCCGCGGCGGCCATGCGCGCCGGGCTGATCGACGAGTACGTGACCGTCACTCATCCGGTCCTGCTGGGAGGCGGCACACCGTTCTTCACGGCCCTGGAAGGCAGGATGAACCTGGGCCTGGTGGAGACCCGGACATTTCCCGGTGGCGTGATCCTGACCAGGTACCAGGCCAGGCGCTGA
- a CDS encoding GNAT family N-acetyltransferase: MNAICDASGRPHWKAEAFDHSGDRAILAAAVRGEIVGMAKTHFHGEPDADVPAGHFLGGIEVAPDFRRRGIGSALTRARMDWIWARATSVFYFANEHNTASIAMHEALGFRPVGRFPSIHGVTADDGRSGLILFAASRRGIEAGRPGDTFTAVRLPDAWWQHVPQGWVPSSARGRR; the protein is encoded by the coding sequence GTGAATGCAATTTGTGATGCGAGCGGCCGCCCACACTGGAAAGCGGAGGCGTTTGACCACTCAGGTGACCGGGCCATCCTGGCAGCGGCCGTACGGGGTGAAATTGTCGGGATGGCCAAAACGCACTTTCATGGCGAGCCTGATGCCGACGTCCCCGCGGGGCACTTCCTCGGCGGGATTGAGGTCGCCCCGGATTTCCGGCGGAGGGGAATTGGCTCCGCTCTCACTCGGGCACGGATGGATTGGATCTGGGCCCGCGCCACCAGCGTTTTCTACTTTGCGAACGAGCACAACACCGCGTCAATCGCGATGCACGAGGCTTTGGGCTTCCGGCCGGTTGGCCGCTTCCCGTCGATTCACGGGGTGACCGCGGACGACGGCCGGTCCGGGTTAATCCTCTTTGCAGCCTCACGCCGGGGGATAGAGGCCGGACGTCCCGGAGACACCTTTACAGCAGTCCGCCTTCCAGACGCTTGGTGGCAGCACGTTCCACAAGGATGGGTACCAAGCTCCGCACGGGGCCGGCGTTGA
- a CDS encoding three-helix bundle dimerization domain-containing protein — protein MEFDEEVGMERGEEQQALVSVINTLAGKFPGRSRTDVEDAVCEEYSVFNAGPVRSLVPILVERAATKRLEGGLL, from the coding sequence TTGGAATTCGACGAAGAGGTGGGCATGGAGCGGGGTGAGGAACAACAAGCACTGGTATCCGTCATCAACACGCTTGCGGGCAAGTTTCCCGGACGTTCCCGGACGGACGTCGAAGACGCCGTCTGCGAGGAATACTCGGTCTTCAACGCCGGCCCCGTGCGGAGCTTGGTACCCATCCTTGTGGAACGTGCTGCCACCAAGCGTCTGGAAGGCGGACTGCTGTAA
- a CDS encoding VOC family protein — protein sequence MPIKLENVGIAVRDLEEAVAFFTDLGLTVLGRQTVSGEWADTAVGLDGNHARIAMLQTPDGNGRLELFEYIHPDAIETGPTLPNEIGMHRVAFSVDDIGQALEIAARHGCHPLRGVATYENAYKLSYVRGPSGIIVMFAEDLTKG from the coding sequence ATGCCCATCAAACTCGAGAATGTAGGCATCGCGGTCCGCGATTTGGAAGAGGCCGTCGCCTTCTTTACCGACCTGGGGCTCACTGTCCTGGGCCGGCAGACTGTGAGCGGGGAATGGGCCGATACCGCCGTCGGGCTCGACGGCAATCACGCCCGGATTGCCATGCTCCAAACGCCGGATGGCAACGGCCGCCTCGAGCTCTTTGAATACATCCACCCCGACGCGATCGAGACTGGGCCCACCCTGCCCAACGAGATCGGCATGCACCGCGTTGCCTTCTCGGTTGACGACATTGGCCAGGCTCTCGAGATCGCCGCACGGCACGGCTGCCATCCCCTGCGTGGCGTCGCAACGTACGAAAACGCCTACAAGCTCAGCTACGTGCGGGGCCCCAGCGGCATCATTGTGATGTTCGCGGAGGACCTGACGAAGGGCTGA
- a CDS encoding DUF808 domain-containing protein → MSGGLVALLDDVAALARIAAASVDDVAAGAAKAGAKAAGVVIDDAAVTPQYVSGADPSRELPMIKKIFWGSIRNKLLIILPALLLISAFIPWIIPFILMLGGTYLCYEGAEKVWHKLRGGHHEEEEAPAVERGHDAEAKVVKGAITTDFILSCEIMVISMNEVATESIWVRAFILVLVAFAITVLVYGAVALIVKMDDIGVHLAAKDSPRSKRFGRLLVRGMPAVLATITFVGTIAMLWVGGHIMLQGAHDLGWHAPYDLVHALEHPVAAVAVVGGLLAWLVNTLCSTVVGLAWGLIVMAVVGPLLKVLPFGKAKGGHNEAAAPAGNGGHRPAEHKD, encoded by the coding sequence GTGAGCGGCGGCCTCGTAGCCTTGCTGGATGACGTCGCAGCCCTGGCGCGCATCGCGGCAGCATCAGTGGACGACGTCGCAGCCGGCGCAGCCAAGGCAGGGGCCAAAGCTGCCGGCGTCGTCATCGACGACGCCGCGGTCACACCGCAGTACGTCTCAGGTGCGGACCCGTCACGCGAACTGCCGATGATCAAGAAGATCTTCTGGGGCTCCATCCGGAACAAGCTCCTGATCATCCTGCCCGCCTTGCTGCTCATCAGCGCCTTCATCCCCTGGATCATCCCGTTCATCCTCATGCTCGGCGGCACCTACCTCTGCTACGAGGGCGCCGAGAAGGTCTGGCACAAGCTCCGCGGCGGCCACCACGAGGAGGAAGAAGCGCCGGCAGTGGAACGCGGGCACGACGCCGAGGCCAAGGTCGTCAAAGGCGCCATCACCACCGACTTCATCCTGTCCTGCGAGATCATGGTCATCTCCATGAACGAGGTGGCGACAGAATCCATCTGGGTCCGTGCGTTCATCCTGGTCCTGGTGGCATTCGCCATCACGGTGCTCGTGTACGGCGCCGTCGCGCTCATCGTCAAGATGGACGACATCGGTGTGCACTTGGCTGCCAAGGACTCTCCCCGCTCCAAGCGGTTCGGGAGGTTGCTGGTCAGGGGAATGCCCGCCGTGCTGGCCACCATCACCTTCGTCGGAACGATCGCCATGCTGTGGGTTGGCGGCCACATCATGCTGCAGGGCGCGCATGACCTCGGCTGGCACGCACCCTACGACCTGGTCCACGCGCTTGAGCACCCGGTGGCCGCAGTCGCGGTTGTCGGCGGTCTTTTGGCCTGGCTTGTCAACACCCTGTGCTCAACGGTCGTCGGGCTCGCCTGGGGCCTCATCGTCATGGCGGTGGTGGGCCCGCTTCTGAAAGTGCTGCCGTTCGGCAAAGCCAAGGGCGGCCACAATGAGGCGGCCGCGCCTGCCGGGAACGGCGGACACCGGCCCGCCGAGCACAAAGACTGA